The Mycobacteriales bacterium genomic sequence GGGATCAACCTGCGCCGGATCGACGCGGACACCGTAGCGGCGGCGTGCGACGAGCTCACCACGCCCGGTCACATCGCGGCGGTGCTCGACGCGTTCGGCGTGCCGGCGGCCACCGGGGCTGCGGCGTCGGCCCTTCCCGAGGGATTGGCCAGGTCCAGCCCGTTCCTCACCCATCCGGTGTTCTCCGCGCACCGGTCGGAGACCGCGATGCTGCGCTACCTGCGCTCGCTCTCCGACAAGGACGTCGCGCTGGACCGGTCGATGATCCCGCTCGGCTCGTGCACGATGAAGCTCAACGGCACGACCGAGATGGAGCCGCTGAGCTGGCCCGGCTTCGCGCGGGTGCACCCCTACGCACCGGCCGACCAGGTGGTCGGGTACCTCGAGCTGATCAGCACCCTGGAGGGCTGGCTGGCCGAGATCACCGGCTATGCCCGGGTCTCCGTCCAGCCGAACGCCGGCTCGCAGGGCGAGTTCGCCGGCCTGCTCGCCATCCGGGCCTACCACGACAGTCGCGGCGAGACCGGACGGGACGTCTGCCTGATCCCGTCCTCGGCACACGGGACGAACGCGGCGAGCGCGGCGATGGCCGGAATGCGGGTGGTGGTCGTGGCCTGCGACCCGGGTGGCAACGTCGACCTCGCGGACCTTCGCGCCCGGCTGGCCGAGCACGACGGCCGGGTCGCGGCGATCATGCTCACCTACCCGTCGACCCACGGGGTGTTCGAACCGACGGTGACCGAGATCTGCGCCGCCGTGCACGAGTCTGGAGGTCAAGTATACGTTGATGGTGCGAACCTGAACGCGCTGGTCGGCCTGGCCCGGCCCGGTCGGTTCGGCGCCGACGTCTCGCACCTCAACCTGCACAAGACGTTCTGTATCCCGCACGGCGGGGGCGGACCCGGGGTGGGGCCGGTCGCGGTGCGGGCCCACCTCGCCGAGTTCCTCCCCGGCGACCCGTTGGCCGGGTCCGGCGGTCCGGTCGGGCCCGTGTCCGCGGCCGCCCACGGGTCGGCCGGGATCCTGCCGATCTCGTGGGCCTACATCCGGCTGATGGGCCCGGACGGGCTGCGCCGGGCCAGCGAGGTGGCCGTCCTGGCCGCGAACTACGTCGCCCGCCGACTCGCCTCGCATTACCCGATCCTCTACAGCGGCGCCGGCGGCCTGGTCGCCCACGAGTGCATCGTCGACCTGCGCCCGATCACCCGGGAAACCGGCGTCTCCGTCGAGGACGTCGCGAAGCGACTGATCGACTACGGCTTCCACGCTCCGACGATGTCCTTCCCGGTCGCCGGCACGCTGATGATCGAGCCGACCGAGTCCGAGGACCTCGCCGAGCTGGACCGCTTCTGCGCGGCGATGATCGCGATCCGGGCGGAGATCGACCGGGTCTCGACCGGCGAATGGCCGCGCGACGACAATCCGCTCACCGGCGCCCCGCACACTGCGGCGATGATGGTCGGGGAATGGAAGCACGCCTACAGCCGCGAGGAGGCCGTCTACCCGCTCCCGGCGCTGCGGGCGGCCAAGTACTGGCCACCGGTCCGTCGGATCGAAGGGGCCTACGGGGACCGGAACCTGATCTGCGCCTGCCCGCCGGTCGAGGCGTTCGCCGACTAGGTCCGGCCCTCGACCTCCTGCGCGGCTTCGAGCGCCGGGGCCCGCCCGGCCCAGTCGGCCTGCCGCACGGGATAGCCGGCTGCGCTCACCGCGGTGCAGACCGCCGCATCATCGTCGATAACGACGCCGACCTCCCGGTCGGCTCCCACCTCCCGCAGCAGCTCAACCTTGGCGATCCGCGCGGGCCGGTGGTCCCCGTCGGCCCGCATGACGATCCGGCCGGGCGGCAGGTGATGGCGGGCCAGCCAGTCCCGGGTGTCCCCCCGGGTCCGGGCCGGCCGGCCGGTCAGGTAGACGATCTCGTGGGTGGCGGCGAGGTCCCGGACAACCACGACCCCCTCGGCCAGCGGCGGGTCCTCCGGGGCGGCGGCGAAGAAGCCGGCCCAGTCCTTGGGCCGGCGCTCGAGATGGTGCAGCCGGTGCCGGACGTCGGCCACCACCCCGTCGATGTCGATCACGGCGAGCGGCCGAGCCTGGTCTGCTGGCATCCGTCGAGCCTGCCAGAATGGGCGGCATGCAGCTGCTGCGCACCCCGGAGGAACGGTTCGCCGACGTTCCCGCGTTCGGTTACGAGCCGTGTTACGTCGAGGTGGCCCGGGGCGACGACACCGGCTCGCTGCGGGTGGCCTACGTCGAGGCGGGGCCGGCCGATGGGCCGGTGGTGCTCTGCCTGCACGGCGAGCCGACCTGGTCGTTCCTGTATCGCAAGGTGCTGGCGGTGCTGGCCGACGCCGGCTGCCGGGCCATCGCGCTCGACCTGGTCGGCTTCGGCCGGTCGGACAAGCCGGCCGAGGTGGCGGACCACAGCTACGCCCGGCACGTCGAGTGGGTCCGGGCCGCCGTGTTCGACGGCCTGGGGCTGTCCCGGGTCACCCTCCTCGGGCAGGACTGGGGGGGCCTGATCGGCCTGCGGCTGGTGGCCGAGAACCCGGACCGGTTCGCCGCCGTGGTCGCGGCCAACACCGGGCTGCCGACCGGCGATCACGACATGCCCGCGATCTGGTGGACCTTCCACGACGCGGTGGTGTCCGCGCCGACCCTCGACATCGCCAGGTTCGTCAACAGTGGTTGCCTCGTGCCGCTGCCGCCGGAGGTGCTCGCCGGATACGCCGCGCCGTTTCCCGATCCGAGCTTCATGGCCGGACCGCGGGCGATGCCGCAACTCGTGCCGACCCGCCCGGACGACCCGGCGAGCGCGGCCAACCGGGCGGCCTGGGCGGTGCTCGGCCAGCTCGACCTGCCGTTGCTGTGCGCGTTCAGCGACAGCGACCCGATCACCGGCGGGATGGCGCCGATTCTCGCCGCGGCGATGCCCGGGGCGGCCGGGCGCGATCATCCGACGATCACCGGCGCCGGGCATTTCCTCCAGGAGGATGCCGGGGACCGGCTCGGCCAGGTCGTCGCCGAGTTCGTCCACGCCGTGGTCTGAGCGGGCTCAGGTCAAAACGTCTACCCGAGAATCCACCACGGGGCGTTCACCCCCCCGGAGGGCAGGGGAACGGGTGGCCGTGGCCCTCCACCCAATTTACCTCTCGTCCTGTCGTCGCATTTACAATCTCGGCCGAGTGGAACGGACCCACAGGTCCGCCGCCAGTTCCACCAGTCTGGAGGAATACGCCGATCCATGCCTCGGTCTGCCCGGTCAACGTCGGGGTCGGCTGTCCGGGATAAAACACTTGGTAGCTGATCTGGCAGGCCACTGGGCGCCCCAGTCCGAAGAGCACGAGTGCACCCTGGCGATCCGAGAAACGAATGCCCTCTTGATCGATTAGGGCTTTCGCCTGCTTGGCATCAATCTTCGGTTGAAAGCCGGGCGACGGCGGCAGGATGAGCAACTGATTCGACCCGATCCCGAATGCGGAACGACTCAAGGCCGGACCCGGACCCGAATACGAACTGGTGGTGCATGAGATGGCACCCAACACACACACGAGGGATGCGCAGACTCGGCCAATGCGGCTAGGCATCGACCGCCGGCCCGCTGGATACTCCACGCTCAGGTCCGGTTCCCGCAACCTTGCCGAGCTACTCACACCGAGTCTCCGACAGTTTTCAGGAGCAGGCGTCGTGCGTGTCAGTGTACGACCCGTTCGGTCCCAACGCGCTTGGCGTGGCGAGCGGCTGGTCGCTTTGTCCACCGTAACGGGTCATCTCGACGGAGAGTCCCGGGCCGGTCCCGAGCTGGCTGTCGCTTGCCAGCGAGAAGGACACGCGGCGCCCGCATGGCACCAGGCCGCGCTCAGCCCCCGGCGCCGTCCCCGGCCGCGGGGGTGTCGCCCGCATCGGGTGGGGAGCTCGACGTGGGGCTGGGTTTGGGGGCTTCGGTCGTCCGATCGGCCCCACCGGTCGCGCCGGTCTCCGCCGGTGCCGACGGCTCGGCCGTGGCAGTTCCCCCGGTGGTCGTGGTTTCACCCCGGTCGCTGCCCGAGCGGGTGGGGGTGGGGGAAGGTCGCGCGGCGGGCGACTCCGGCGTGGGCAGGCCCGGGAGCTGCGCCAGCGCCTGCTGGAGCCCGGTCAGCCGGGCCGCCAGTGCGGCGCGCTGGTCCGAGACCGACACCAGGGGCAGCGCGGCGGCGGCATCCGCGAGCTGTCTGCTCAACTCGACGCGGTCAGCGCTGCTGATCCCACCCGCTTGGCGGGCAGCTACGACCTGCTGTTGCACCTTCCCGAGCAGGGCGTTGATCCGCGCCACCGCCTGCTCGCTGCGGTCCGGCGCGTGCGCCGGCGACCCGATCAGGGCGCGGTGCAACCCGGCGAACGGCCCGGCCAGCGGCCCGACCCCGCCGACCGCGGCGGCGACCCCGCCGACGGACAGCGCGAGGCCCAGGCCGCCGGCGACGACCAGGGCGAGCCGGCGCGGCAGCGTCCGCGGCCCGGTGCCAAGGTCGATCGGGGTCGGAGCCGGACGCGCGGCGGCCACCGCGTCGAGCGAACCGCGCAGCCGGGCCAGCGCGGCCACCGTCGTGTCGCCGTCGGGGGTGCGCCCGGCCGCGAGCGCGTCGAACAGGGCGGCATCGTCGCGCACCTCGACGGACTCCAGCGGATCCGCGCCGGGGGGCGGGTCGGTGCTCATATCGGCTGCTCCGCGGCCAGTGCGCGCACCCGGGCGAGCGCCCGATGCTGGGCTACCCGCACCGCGCCGCTGGTCATCCCCAGCGTCGCCGCGGTCTCCTCGGCGCTCAGGCCGGCCGCCACCCGGAGCAGCAGCACGCCGCGCTGCGTGTCCGGCAGCGCGTCGATCAGGGCGAGCAACCGGGCCGCCTCCTCGCCGAGAACCGCCTGTTCCTCCGGGCCCTTGGCCTCGGTCGGGGCCCGGCTGATCCCGTCCAGGGACTCCTCCCGGCGCCGCCGGCCGCGGCGATGCGCCTCCAGGACCTTGTTGGCGGCCACGCCGAAGACGAAGGCGGCGAATGGTTGGCCGCGATCTTCGTACCGCGGCAAAGTCACTGCCACCGCGAGGATCACCTCTTGGGTCGCGTCGTCCGCCGCGTACGGGTCCCGTAGGCGGGCCAGGCAATAGCGGTAGACCGCCGGTCGGAGCTGCCCGAGGAGCTCATCGAGCGCCGGCCGGTCCCCGCGCCGGGCCCGCTCTAGGCACGCCGCGACGTCTGCGGTCTCCACTGTCACCTCCATTGCCGCCCGGGGCGGTTCCGTTACAGATCATCGACGCGGAGGATCACCCGGTTGCGCTGTAACGGTTGGAGTCCGGTCGGCAATATGCCGCTAGACGGTTAGCAATCCGGGCCGGTCGCCCGACTCGACATGGAGGAATGATGATCCGTTGCCGTTTGGCCACCTGGTCCGCCGCGCTCGTGCTGGGCTGCGGCTCCGCCGGGGCACTTGCCCTGGCCACGCCCGCCCAGGCCGACGGCGGAACCGGCGCCGTCGCGCTGAGCCAGATCGGGGCCAACGCGTACGCCCTGTCGCTGTCGGTGGCGGGCACCGCCATCGTCATCGACTACACCCTGAACGGCTCGGGCCAACTCACGTCGGCCACCACCTCGGCGCCGGGCGCCACGGTGAGCACCGCCGGCGACGAGATCCGCGCCGCGCTGGTCGACGGAACGGTCGTCCAGGTCGAGCTCGGCGGCGGCGGAACGAGCGTCGACTCGGTCGAGACCGAGTCCCCGGAGCCGACCGAGAGCCCGGAGGCTACCCATTCTCCCGAGCCCACCGAGAGCCCGGAGGCGACCCATTCTCCCGAGCCCACCGAGAGCCCGGAGGCGACCCACAGCCCGGACGCCACGAGCAGCGACTCGAGCAGCACGGACAGTTCCGGCGGCAGTGGCTCGGACGGCTGAGCGACGAGGGTCGGTGCCACGGCTGCGCCCCTTGGCCGCAGCCGTGGCCACCCTCGTCCTGAGCGGCGCCTGCGCCTCCCCACAGCACGTTCCGCCGGCGGCGTCCCCGACGGCCGCAGGTGCAGCGACCACCGCGGGATCCCCGGCCACCGGAGCCCTCGGCCAGGCGATCGCGGCCAGCCGGCGGCTGAGCAGCTACGCGTTCGCCACGACACTCGCCGTCGGTAGCAGCACCACCCGGATCTCCGGGGCCGTGGTGCAGCCCGACGAGCTCACGTACACGCTGACCACCGGCGGGCGAAGCGAGCAGGTCGTCCGGCTGCTCGGCGCCACCTACGTGCGCACGGTCCCGGGGCACTGGAAGCGACTGCCCAAGGCCCAGCCGGCCAGCGATCCGGTCCAGGCGTTGATCACGGTCCTTTCCGGCATCACCGGCCCGACCACGAGCGTCGTGGTCGGCGAGACCGTGGTGGCGGGGATCCTGCCGCCGCCGGTCGCCCAGGCGGCCGGCCTGCTGCCGGCCGGCGCGTCCCGCACCGTCCGCGTCGCGGTCTCGGTGACCATCGACCCGGCGCACCAGGTGACCCGGCTCCAGGTCGTCCTGCCCGTCTCGGTGCGCGGCCGGGTCCTTCAGGCGGTACAGACCACGACGTTCAGTCGCTTCGACTCGGTCCCCCCGATCACCGTCCCGAGCGGCTGACTCCGGCGTGGCGGCCGGGGGGTCGGGGTCCTCGTTGAAGAAAAATATGCCGACCCCTCTGGACACGTAGAGTAGTCATGTCGTAGCCTTCTGTAGCTACCCCGACTAGTCAGTTCGGGTGGCGTTCGGGACGCGATGACCTCCGGGACCGCAAGACGGTCGCTTGGACCCGGTGCGAGCGGAGTAGCGAGACCACTCCCGAGATCTGTTCCAGGAGGCGTACCCAGCCGGGGCGCCGGCCTCGAAGGGGTCGGGGGACGAGTGATGCTGCAAGCGTCCAGCACCAGCTGGGGAGGCGGGCGATGAGCCGCGCCAGCACGAGCTGGGGCGGCGGTCGGGCTCGCCGGGCATCCCGGCTGCTCGCCCTGACCCTCGGCGTGGCCACCCTCGCCGCCCCGTTGCCGGCCCTCGCGGCCAGCGCTCCCACTACCCGGGTCGTGGTCATCGGGCGTTCCGCCGGTGCGGCGCTCGCCGCGGTCGGCGGAACCGGGATCCGCACCCTGACCCCCGGGGTCGCGGTCGGCCTGGCCAGCGCGGACGCCGACGCCCGGCTCACCGCGGAGGGCTACCGGGTCGCACCGGACGCACCGGTCAGCCTCGCCGTCGCCAACGACCAGGGTTCCCAGAGTGACCAGAGTGACCAGGGTGCCCAGAGCGCTCAGAGTGACCAGAGTGCCCAGCGGGGCCGGGCAGTCCTGTCGGTCCGCAACGAGCTCTACGCGCAACGGGTCGGTGACGGCGCGGGCCAGACGATCGCCGTCCTCGACTCGGGGGTGGACGCGGTGCCCGCGCTCGCCGGGCGGGTCATCGACGGCGCCGACTTCACCGGCACCGGTTTCGCCGACAGCTACGGGCACGGCACCTTCGTCGCCGGGCTGATCGCCGGCAACGGCCTGGACAGCTTCGGCCACCAGACCGGGATCGAAGGGGTCGCACCCGCCGCGCGCATCGTGTCGGTGAAGATCGCCGACGCGCAGGGCCGGAGCACCGTCGGCCAGGTCGTCGCCG encodes the following:
- a CDS encoding haloalkane dehalogenase, which gives rise to MQLLRTPEERFADVPAFGYEPCYVEVARGDDTGSLRVAYVEAGPADGPVVLCLHGEPTWSFLYRKVLAVLADAGCRAIALDLVGFGRSDKPAEVADHSYARHVEWVRAAVFDGLGLSRVTLLGQDWGGLIGLRLVAENPDRFAAVVAANTGLPTGDHDMPAIWWTFHDAVVSAPTLDIARFVNSGCLVPLPPEVLAGYAAPFPDPSFMAGPRAMPQLVPTRPDDPASAANRAAWAVLGQLDLPLLCAFSDSDPITGGMAPILAAAMPGAAGRDHPTITGAGHFLQEDAGDRLGQVVAEFVHAVV
- the gcvP gene encoding aminomethyl-transferring glycine dehydrogenase; the protein is MTRPRPAAGFADRHIGPREGEIARMLEVVGFDGLDELIDAAVPSAIRDREPLNLPPAAGESEVSAELAALAARNATAVSMIGLGYADTVTPPVIRRNVLENPAWYTAYTPYQPEISQGRLEALLIFQTLIEDLTALPVAGASLLDEATAAAEAMTLCRRVGSSTGAFVLDRDCHPQTIAVVRTRARPLGIEVVVADLSDGLGPDLPAELSGVLLQYPGSTGAVRDLAPIIAAVHERGGLAVVAADLLALTLLRAPGECGADVAVGSAQRLGVPMWFGGPHAGYLAVRAGLERSLPGRLVGVSVDADGTPAFRLALQTREQHIRREKATSNICTAQVLLAVTAAMYAVYHGPEGLTAIAERVHERAAELAAGLRAGGVEVVHPAFFDTVAGRVPGRADVVLAAALERGINLRRIDADTVAAACDELTTPGHIAAVLDAFGVPAATGAAASALPEGLARSSPFLTHPVFSAHRSETAMLRYLRSLSDKDVALDRSMIPLGSCTMKLNGTTEMEPLSWPGFARVHPYAPADQVVGYLELISTLEGWLAEITGYARVSVQPNAGSQGEFAGLLAIRAYHDSRGETGRDVCLIPSSAHGTNAASAAMAGMRVVVVACDPGGNVDLADLRARLAEHDGRVAAIMLTYPSTHGVFEPTVTEICAAVHESGGQVYVDGANLNALVGLARPGRFGADVSHLNLHKTFCIPHGGGGPGVGPVAVRAHLAEFLPGDPLAGSGGPVGPVSAAAHGSAGILPISWAYIRLMGPDGLRRASEVAVLAANYVARRLASHYPILYSGAGGLVAHECIVDLRPITRETGVSVEDVAKRLIDYGFHAPTMSFPVAGTLMIEPTESEDLAELDRFCAAMIAIRAEIDRVSTGEWPRDDNPLTGAPHTAAMMVGEWKHAYSREEAVYPLPALRAAKYWPPVRRIEGAYGDRNLICACPPVEAFAD
- a CDS encoding sigma-70 family RNA polymerase sigma factor; amino-acid sequence: METADVAACLERARRGDRPALDELLGQLRPAVYRYCLARLRDPYAADDATQEVILAVAVTLPRYEDRGQPFAAFVFGVAANKVLEAHRRGRRRREESLDGISRAPTEAKGPEEQAVLGEEAARLLALIDALPDTQRGVLLLRVAAGLSAEETAATLGMTSGAVRVAQHRALARVRALAAEQPI